The genomic region tttTGGGGACTTCtaaattccttcgacttcatacatgcactgtcaactgtgggaccttatatacacaggtgtgtgtctttccaagtcaatatcgagtctcataacaaaggggctgaatacttatgtaaaataaggtatttctgtatattatttgtaataaattagaaaaaaatttaaacaaactgttttcactttgtcattatgggtattctgtgtagattgatgactttaatttatttaatacattttagaatatggctgtcatgtaacaaaatgtggaagaagtcaaggggtctgaataccttccgaatgcactgtgtataaggtcccaaagtagacagtgcatgtcagagcaaaaactaagccacgaggtcgaaggataTGTCCgttgagctccaagacaggattgtgtcatggtacagatctggggaagggtacctaaaaagtactgtgtaaagggtctgaatacttatgtaaatgtgatatgtccgttttttttttttataaatgtgcaaacatttataacatctgcttttgctttgtcattatggggtattgtgtgtagtttgagggagaaaaaaaactatttaatctattttagaataaggctgtaatgtaacaaaatatggaaaaagtcaaggggtctgaatcatttctgaatgcactgataTTTCactggtttagatggtacaatgaatCTCTACACGATACTTTGTTTTGTCACattaactgaaattaggcaaactattacaaTTTTAGCAACTAGAAACTTGTGCCGCAatatctgcatagtgcatctttaaaggGAACATTTCCAGGACCACAccaacatatgtgaaaattatTAAATTTTTTGAGCAATGTTTCCAATGACGACATCAGTGTGCATCATGTGATAACAaattatgagtaggcattgcctacAAATTGGTTGATGTCGTAGTTCCAGCTGTTTATTCAATCAGAGCATGTGCTAGCACCAGCAGAGCGAGCCTCCCTCTTTTGTGCAAGGGAAGTAAGTTGGGAGAAACTGAAAGTATGcatcttagaaatagttttcacatacaaacttcaTATGTCCCAACTCAGAATCAAAAAggcttcccaaaaataacatggtcgctGTGATAGAACATTTATCAAAGTCCCATCAGGTAGCCTTATTTCAGAtctgtccatgtaaacaggatttaTAAGGGAAATTGTTCtccttgcaaagcatgtaaacatttaatcaaactattatattaatctgagTACATGTAAACATACCCATTGGGCGCAGTTTGCATCAGATTGCTATGTCATGATGTGGTTGGCTGATATTTTAAACACAGATCCAGATCTGGCATGCGAGACAGTCTCCAATGTAATCAGCCTGGAACGTGACCTATGACCATGGGGCTCCAGACTAACATTTTTCCACTTTTGCAGTTGGCTCCAGCCCATGATTTGCGCGCACCAAAAAAAGTCATCAATTGAGTAATTCACAGTGCTCTATTAAAGGGTGTATTGAGCTGGGATTCAATAAATCTGTTTTAATTTAACATGTCCATGCGGTAATGCATTATTCAAGATATTTTGATGTGCAACAtaatccagtgattgtcatgAGTTTTGGGGCATTTTACTATTAAAATCTGGCTTTTATTGTTGTTCAATAGATGAATTGACCTTAATCTTTATGTGCAATAATATCATAGGCAAGTCTATTTGGGGCTAATTCACCTCCTGTGTAAGTGGAAAATCAAAACACCCACTGCTGGTAGCCATGTATTAATCGAACAGGAAATTCAGTGTCCTAAAAAAACTTTGCAGTTGTAGCCTACTACCCAATGACTCCTATGCATACGCAATGGCCAATGCACACTCCGTATCTCAAAGAAATATCTAAATTGTAAAACAGTTGCCAAAGAGCTAAATATTGAGAGTTGATAAATCAAAATTATACTGACCAGTGACAACAGTTGCTTCCAAATCTGTACAGCGCAGGTCAGACCTTCATCACAGGAATCATAAGGATAGTTTTAGCCTCCTAAAAAAGTTTAAATTGTATTTGTCGTATTGGTGAGAGCTGCACATTCTACATAGCcacctgaccatgtagtatgTGGCTCGCACCTATACGATCAATTACAATTTTACTCACACAGTTAAGTCAAAGGGTCGACTAAATGGTCTCAGTCTGGAGCCTTGGActgccaggagtttttcctgaccatgcgactgactgactgactggaactcaaacacacttctctctctctcacacagttggATGACCCTCTGGCTGCATTCCCCATCTTTAAAAAGTATGACAGAAACGGGTAAGAGATTCTCCTCCTGTgcctctccagtgtgtgtgtgtggctggctggttgataaacatctgctctgtctgtctgactggtttATTGTGTGAGATTTATAGCTAACTACTCGTGTCCTGTCTCTCGCCTGTAGGTTGAATCTCCAGATAGCGTGTAAGAGAGTGTCCACCCTCAACCCTATCTCTGTGGAGTGGGCCTATGAACTAACCACGACCAACATGCAAAAACTGTAAGGAGGGAGggttgagggggagagagaaggggaggtgggggagagtGTAGGGATGAAATAAGGGAGAGGAGAGCGCAGGGATGACAaattggagggagggagtgtgtgtttgtgttaaggATGTTAAAGGTTAAgtctataggttaatttgcataagttagtggaattaaattgctGTCATAAAACCGTGTCGGCAGTCGACCACAAATATTATTTTGCCGAAAATAGTAATGTACAGGAAAGTAGCCAGTAGCTCAGCGATATGACATAGATACAGAATAGTGGGTCAATTTCTGAAACaactaacacggaacccaaacgcatgcgccatcgtgcatacatttattttgtcccccaaCACCAAACGCGATcgcgacacgcaggttaaaatatcaaaacaaactctgaaccaattatattataaacatttatggcaatttagctagttagcttgcacttgctagctaatttgtcctatttatctaatttgctgttgctagctaatttgtcctgggatataaacattgagttgttattttacctgaaattcaCAAGGTCCTCCTAATctgccaattaatccacacataaaatggtcaaccgaatcgtttctagtcatctctcttccttccaggtGTTTTTATTcccttgactttatattgcgatcgtcaactttcataaattaggtgcattaccgccactgacctcgttcatctttcagtcacccatgtgggtataaccaatgaggagatggcacgtgggtacctgcttctataaaccaatgatcTGCGCCAGAAATATAACTTTTAGCCCATGGCAACACAGACGCACGTTggcgcaataattgaataatatagatttctaaagTTATTTTGCAACGCGCGAGCTCGTGTCTTCCCTCCTCGTTTACTTCTCCAAATCCATATGTAAAGATCCTAGGGTAGGGATCTCAGATCTTCTGCTCCAATGTGCTTTGAGAAGGAGACGAGTAGGAAGGAGACTGTGAGGAATCAAAGAAATACAGTTGAGTGGCACTACTATTGAAAGGGATTGTTGTCGAATGGTATTGCATATTGGGTTTCTTCTGGATGTTGATGTGTTATTTTTTGTAGTTATGAGGTCCAGTTGGAGAGCAGAGTAAGGAGGAAAGGACTGGGCAAGTTCCTCATCCAGATACTACAGCTCATTGCCAACAGGTACATATTATAtattaatatacactgagtgtacaaaacatgaacactttcttaatattgagttgccccccccccccccccccccttgccctcagaacagcctcaattagttggagcatggactctacaaggtgtcaagcatttcacaggatgctggcccatgttgactccaatgtctCCCACAGTTGTCAATTTGGCTGGATATCATTTGGATGGtgtaccattcttgatacacatgacaAACTGtagagcatgaaaaacccagcagcgttgcagttcttgacaaaaacTGGTGGgccttgcacctactaccataccccgttcaaaggcacttcaatcttttggcttttccattcaccctctgaatggcacacatacacaatccatgtctcaattagtctcaaggcttaaaaatatttatttaacctgtgtcctccccttcatctacactgattgaagtggatttaacaagtgacatcaataagggatcatagctttcacctagattcaccaagtcagtctgtcatggaaagagctggtgtccttaatgttttttacactgtgtataatatagatatacgtatagtagtgtagtataatatagtgtgtataatgaagaaaaatataaacgcaacaatttcaaagattttactcagttacagttcatgtaaggatctatggatttcacatgacttggaatacagatatgcatctgg from Oncorhynchus kisutch isolate 150728-3 linkage group LG9, Okis_V2, whole genome shotgun sequence harbors:
- the LOC109896841 gene encoding N-alpha-acetyltransferase 40 isoform X3; protein product: MGLDDPLAAFPIFKKYDRNGLNLQIACKRVSTLNPISVEWAYELTTTNMQKLYEVQLESRVRRKGLGKFLIQILQLIANSIQMKKV
- the LOC109896841 gene encoding N-alpha-acetyltransferase 40 isoform X1; translation: MGLDDPLAAFPIFKKYDRNGLNLQIACKRVSTLNPISVEWAYELTTTNMQKLYEVQLESRVRRKGLGKFLIQILQLIANSIQMKKVMLTVFKHNHGAYQFFREALQFEIDDTSPSMSGCCGDDCTYEILSRRTKHAEALGHSHGGGGHCGGCCH
- the LOC109896841 gene encoding N-alpha-acetyltransferase 40 isoform X2 — translated: MGLDDPLAAFPIFKKYDRNGLNLQIACKRVSTLNPISVEWAYELTTTNMQKLYEVQLESRVRRKGLGKFLIQILQLIANRFEIDDTSPSMSGCCGDDCTYEILSRRTKHAEALGHSHGGGGHCGGCCH